One genomic segment of Bradyrhizobium diazoefficiens includes these proteins:
- a CDS encoding GNAT family N-acetyltransferase encodes MSEQRSYPRQVSTDAGNIEIRLMSPADEAAVLAFGKRLPTHDLLFLPRNISEPKVLSAWVKEIERGAIQSLLAVKEGTVVGCGTLVRDPHSWSPHVGEIRMVISPDVRGKGVGKVLSQETFALALGAGLEKLSVQMTVDQQAAIALFESLGFKAEALLRDHVRDVDGKTHDIVVLGHNIAQVQAQMEAYGLPDAVQH; translated from the coding sequence ATGAGCGAGCAGCGTTCCTATCCGCGTCAGGTCAGCACCGATGCCGGCAATATCGAGATCCGCCTGATGTCGCCCGCGGACGAAGCCGCGGTGCTGGCGTTCGGCAAGCGCCTGCCGACCCACGACCTGTTGTTCCTGCCGCGCAACATCAGTGAGCCGAAGGTGCTGTCGGCCTGGGTCAAGGAGATCGAGCGCGGCGCGATTCAGAGCCTGCTCGCGGTAAAAGAGGGCACGGTCGTCGGCTGCGGCACGCTGGTGCGCGACCCGCATTCCTGGTCGCCTCATGTGGGCGAGATCCGGATGGTGATCTCGCCCGATGTCCGCGGTAAAGGGGTGGGGAAGGTGTTGTCGCAGGAGACCTTCGCGCTCGCGCTCGGCGCCGGCCTGGAAAAGCTCTCGGTGCAGATGACGGTCGACCAGCAGGCGGCGATCGCCTTGTTCGAGAGCCTCGGCTTCAAGGCCGAGGCGCTGCTGCGGGACCATGTCCGCGACGTCGACGGCAAGACCCACGACATCGTCGTGCTCGGCCATAACATCGC
- a CDS encoding alpha/beta fold hydrolase, giving the protein MNAPTGLDFAAIPERIQSEVQRAIMRSIKGVEYFSTSGPTLGSTPKDVLHSRGTMSLYHYRPMSDEIYRVPVLIVMATTNRGYILDLVPGQSFIEFLLWRGYDVYMLDWSAPRPEEKSLRMEDYVLDFIPDCVRRVQADSGEQDVSVIGYCFGGVLSLLYGSIFPDGPMKNLICFTTPIDFREMKLFANFSDRRYFDVDRLVDSVGNVPPEMILSSFEMLRPASRTVSQIQLWENIWNDEFVKSYRMFDRWATDTLPLAGEYFRTITKDLMWDNKLFNDTMSVGGRAAKLENIKVPILHAVAEHDHIVPYDAAKHLIAKIGSQDKEEVVLKGGHVSLVAGANAVKRLWPKLDSWLGKRST; this is encoded by the coding sequence ATGAATGCGCCGACGGGACTTGATTTCGCGGCCATCCCGGAGCGCATCCAGTCCGAAGTGCAGCGCGCCATCATGCGCAGCATCAAGGGCGTCGAATATTTCTCCACCTCCGGACCCACGCTCGGCTCGACGCCAAAGGACGTGCTGCATTCGCGCGGCACCATGAGCCTCTATCATTACCGGCCGATGTCGGACGAGATCTACCGCGTGCCAGTGCTGATCGTGATGGCGACCACCAACCGCGGCTACATCCTCGACCTCGTGCCCGGCCAGAGCTTTATCGAGTTCCTGCTGTGGCGCGGCTATGACGTCTACATGCTCGACTGGAGTGCGCCACGGCCGGAGGAGAAGAGCCTGCGCATGGAGGACTATGTCCTCGACTTCATCCCGGATTGCGTCCGCCGCGTGCAGGCCGATTCCGGCGAGCAGGACGTCTCCGTCATCGGATATTGCTTCGGCGGCGTACTCTCGCTGCTCTACGGTTCGATCTTCCCGGATGGGCCGATGAAGAATCTGATCTGCTTCACCACGCCGATCGATTTCCGCGAGATGAAGCTGTTCGCGAACTTCTCCGATCGACGCTATTTCGACGTCGACCGCCTCGTCGACAGCGTCGGCAACGTGCCGCCGGAGATGATCCTGTCCTCGTTCGAGATGCTGCGCCCCGCCTCGCGCACGGTGAGCCAGATCCAGCTCTGGGAGAACATCTGGAACGACGAATTCGTGAAGTCGTACCGGATGTTCGACCGCTGGGCGACCGACACGCTGCCGCTCGCCGGCGAATATTTCCGCACCATCACCAAGGACCTGATGTGGGACAACAAGCTGTTCAACGACACCATGTCGGTCGGCGGCCGCGCGGCAAAGCTGGAGAACATCAAGGTGCCGATCCTGCATGCGGTCGCCGAACACGACCACATCGTGCCTTATGATGCCGCAAAGCACCTGATCGCCAAGATCGGGTCGCAGGACAAGGAAGAGGTGGTGCTGAAAGGCGGTCACGTCTCGCTGGTCGCCGGCGCCAATGCGGTGAAGCGGCTGTGGCCGAAACTGGATTCCTGGCTGGGAAAGAGATCGACATGA
- a CDS encoding alpha/beta fold hydrolase: protein MNASAHQPPQTVRANGIDICYEIFGNDNAEPLLLIMGLGAQMIHWDDGFCEQLAAHGFRVIRFDNRDIGKSSHLTGGKRLTPLELLKLRFLRIPVAAPYKLIDMARDTVGLMDALGIKSAHLVGASMGGMIAQEVTLSFPQRVRSLTSIMSTTGNPRVPPPTREAAAMLMAPPPKSKEEFIVRYGETWRVLRAGSFPEEEALDPGRAERVFARGLNPAGVGRQLRAVLASGSRRERLHAVKTPTLVIHGTVDPLVRPEGGKDTAESIPGAKLLMIEGMGHALPRRFWPQIIDAIAKHAHGAAAQAA from the coding sequence GTGAACGCCTCCGCCCACCAGCCGCCGCAGACCGTCCGTGCCAACGGCATCGACATCTGTTACGAGATTTTTGGCAACGACAATGCCGAGCCGCTGCTGCTGATCATGGGGCTCGGGGCGCAGATGATCCATTGGGATGATGGCTTCTGCGAGCAGCTCGCCGCGCACGGCTTCCGCGTGATCCGCTTCGACAATCGCGACATCGGCAAGTCGAGCCACCTCACCGGCGGCAAGCGCCTGACCCCGCTCGAGCTGCTGAAGCTGCGCTTCCTCAGGATTCCCGTCGCCGCGCCCTACAAGCTGATCGACATGGCCAGGGACACGGTCGGGCTGATGGACGCGCTCGGCATCAAATCGGCGCATCTGGTCGGGGCCTCCATGGGCGGCATGATCGCCCAGGAGGTGACGCTGTCGTTTCCCCAGCGCGTGCGCTCGCTGACCTCGATCATGTCGACCACGGGCAATCCGCGCGTGCCGCCGCCGACACGCGAGGCCGCCGCCATGCTGATGGCGCCGCCGCCGAAGAGCAAGGAGGAGTTCATCGTCCGCTACGGCGAGACTTGGAGGGTGCTCCGCGCCGGCTCGTTTCCGGAAGAGGAAGCGCTCGACCCCGGCCGTGCCGAGCGCGTGTTCGCGCGCGGGCTCAATCCGGCCGGCGTCGGCCGCCAGCTGCGCGCCGTGCTCGCCTCCGGCAGCCGCAGGGAGCGACTGCATGCGGTCAAGACACCGACGCTGGTGATCCACGGCACGGTCGATCCGCTGGTGCGCCCCGAAGGCGGCAAGGACACGGCGGAGTCCATTCCAGGAGCAAAGCTGTTGATGATCGAAGGCATGGGTCACGCCTTGCCGAGGCGGTTCTGGCCGCAGATCATCGACGCCATCGCCAAGCACGCCCATGGCGCGGCGGCGCAGGCAGCTTAA
- a CDS encoding spermidine synthase: MIPWEKIDTAKIPGSDEELRLMRRGKEFSIKLGTNELMNNRLSGSEAALATLAAKQIEKVAKPVILIGGLGMGFTLRAALAVLGSKAKVVVAELVPAVVAWARGPMAEVFGDSLDDVRVKIRETDVGEIIRTQRSAFDAILLDVDNGPEGLTRKGNDALYNASGLTAAKTALRSGGVLAVWSSGPNPAFTKRLGRAGFDVNEVAVRATGRGGGARHVIWIARKA; the protein is encoded by the coding sequence ATGATTCCCTGGGAAAAGATCGACACCGCCAAAATCCCCGGTTCCGATGAAGAGCTCCGCCTGATGCGGCGGGGCAAGGAGTTCTCGATCAAGCTCGGCACCAATGAGCTGATGAACAACCGCCTGTCAGGCTCCGAAGCCGCGCTCGCGACGCTTGCAGCGAAGCAAATCGAGAAGGTCGCCAAGCCTGTCATCCTCATCGGCGGCCTCGGCATGGGGTTTACGCTGCGTGCGGCGCTCGCCGTGCTGGGAAGCAAGGCGAAGGTGGTGGTCGCCGAACTGGTGCCTGCGGTGGTCGCCTGGGCGCGCGGCCCGATGGCAGAGGTCTTCGGAGATAGTCTCGATGATGTCAGGGTGAAAATCAGGGAAACCGACGTTGGCGAAATCATCCGCACGCAGCGCTCGGCCTTTGACGCGATTCTCCTCGACGTCGACAACGGGCCGGAGGGGCTGACCAGAAAGGGCAACGACGCGCTCTACAATGCGAGCGGGTTGACGGCAGCGAAGACGGCGCTGCGATCGGGCGGTGTGCTCGCTGTCTGGTCATCCGGACCTAACCCTGCATTCACCAAGCGACTTGGGCGCGCCGGGTTCGATGTCAACGAAGTCGCTGTCCGTGCTACCGGCCGAGGCGGCGGCGCGCGCCACGTGATCTGGATCGCGAGGAAAGCTTAA
- a CDS encoding bifunctional cytochrome P450/NADPH--P450 reductase, with amino-acid sequence MSSKNRLDPIPQPPARPVVGNMLSLDSAAPVQHLTRLAKELGPIFWLDMMGSPIVVVSGHDLVDELSDEKRFDKTVRGALRRVRAVGGDGLFTADTREPNWSKAHNILLQPFGNRAMQSYHPSMVDIAEQLVQKWERLNADDEIDVVHDMTALTLDTIGLCGFDYRFNSFYRGDYHPFVESLVRSLETIMMTRGLPFEQLWMQKRRKTLTEDVAFMNKMVDEIIAERRKSAEGTDDKKDMLAAMMTGVDRSTGEQLDDVNIRYQINTFLIAGHETTSGLLSCTIYALLKHPDMLKKAYDEVDRVLGPDLNAKPTYQQVTQLTYITQILKEALRLWPPAPAYGISPLNDETIGRGKYKLRKGTFTTILVTALHRDPSVWGPNPDAFDPENFSREAEAKRPVNAWKPFGNGQRACIGRGFAMHEAALALGMILQRFKLIDHQRYQMHLKETLTMKPEGFKIKVRPRADPERGAYGGPIAATASVPKAPRQPTARPGHNTPMLVLYGSNLGTAEELATRMADRAEINGFAVHLGPLDDYVGKLPQEGGVLIICASYNGAPPDNATQFVKWLGDDLPKDAFAGVRYAVFGCGNSDWAATYQSVPRFIDEQLSGHGARAVYPRGEGDARSDLDGQFQKWFPAAAQVATKEFGIDWNFTRTAEDDPLYAIEPVAVTAVNTVVAQGGAVAMKVLVNDELQNKSGSNPSERSTRHIEVQLPSNITYRVGDHLSVVPRNDPALVDSVARRFGFLPADQIRLQVAEGRRAQLPVGEAVSVGRLLSEFVELQQVATRKQIQIIAEHTRCPVTKPKLLACVGEEPETLERYRTEILAKRKSVFDLLLEYPACELPFHVYLEMLSLLAPRYYSISSSPSVDPARCSVTVGVVEGPAASGRGVYKGICSNYLANRRAGDAIYATVRETKAGFRLPDDSSVPIIMIGPGTGLAPFRGFLQERAARKAKGAALGPAMLFFGCRHPDQDFLYAEELNALAADGITELFTAFSRADGPKTYVQHMLGAQKDKVWLMIEQGAIIYVCGDGGKMEPDVKAALVAIHCEKSGSDAATAARWIEEMGAKNRYVLDVWAGG; translated from the coding sequence ATGTCATCCAAGAACCGTCTGGACCCGATTCCGCAGCCGCCGGCCAGGCCGGTGGTCGGCAACATGCTGTCGCTGGATTCGGCCGCACCGGTGCAGCACCTGACACGGCTTGCCAAGGAGCTCGGCCCGATCTTCTGGCTCGACATGATGGGCTCGCCGATCGTCGTCGTCTCCGGCCACGATCTCGTCGACGAGCTCTCGGACGAGAAGCGTTTCGACAAGACGGTGCGCGGCGCGCTGCGGCGTGTGCGCGCGGTCGGCGGCGACGGCCTGTTCACGGCAGACACCAGGGAGCCAAACTGGAGCAAGGCGCACAACATCCTGCTCCAGCCGTTCGGCAACCGCGCGATGCAATCCTATCACCCGAGCATGGTCGATATTGCCGAGCAGCTCGTGCAGAAATGGGAGCGGCTCAACGCCGACGACGAGATCGACGTCGTCCACGACATGACCGCACTGACGCTGGATACGATCGGCCTGTGCGGCTTCGACTACCGTTTCAATTCGTTCTACCGGGGTGACTACCATCCCTTTGTCGAATCGCTGGTGCGCTCGCTCGAAACCATCATGATGACGCGCGGCCTGCCGTTCGAGCAGCTCTGGATGCAGAAGCGCCGCAAGACGCTCACTGAAGACGTCGCATTCATGAACAAGATGGTCGACGAGATCATCGCCGAACGCCGCAAGAGTGCGGAGGGAACCGACGACAAGAAGGACATGCTCGCGGCGATGATGACCGGTGTCGACCGCTCGACCGGCGAGCAGCTCGACGACGTCAACATCCGCTATCAGATCAACACGTTTTTGATCGCGGGCCACGAGACCACCAGCGGCCTGCTGTCGTGCACGATCTATGCGCTGCTCAAGCACCCCGACATGCTCAAGAAGGCCTATGACGAGGTCGATCGCGTTCTCGGCCCTGACCTCAATGCGAAGCCGACCTACCAGCAGGTGACGCAGCTCACCTACATCACGCAGATCCTGAAAGAGGCGCTGCGGCTGTGGCCGCCGGCGCCGGCCTATGGCATCTCGCCGCTCAATGACGAGACCATCGGCCGCGGCAAGTACAAGCTCCGGAAGGGCACGTTCACCACCATCCTGGTGACGGCGCTGCACCGCGATCCCTCGGTCTGGGGTCCGAACCCCGATGCCTTCGATCCCGAGAACTTCAGCCGCGAGGCGGAAGCAAAACGGCCGGTCAATGCCTGGAAACCGTTCGGCAATGGCCAGCGCGCCTGCATCGGCCGCGGCTTTGCCATGCACGAGGCGGCGCTCGCGCTCGGCATGATCCTCCAGCGCTTCAAGCTGATCGACCACCAGCGCTATCAGATGCATCTGAAGGAGACGCTGACGATGAAGCCTGAGGGCTTCAAGATCAAGGTGCGGCCGCGGGCCGACCCCGAGCGCGGCGCCTATGGCGGGCCGATTGCCGCAACAGCATCGGTGCCGAAGGCGCCGCGTCAGCCGACGGCGCGTCCCGGCCACAACACGCCGATGCTGGTGCTGTACGGCTCCAACCTCGGCACCGCCGAGGAACTCGCGACGCGCATGGCCGATCGTGCCGAGATCAACGGCTTTGCCGTGCATCTCGGCCCGCTGGACGACTACGTCGGCAAGCTGCCGCAGGAGGGCGGCGTGCTGATCATCTGTGCCTCCTATAACGGCGCGCCGCCTGACAATGCGACGCAGTTCGTCAAATGGCTCGGCGACGACCTGCCGAAGGATGCCTTCGCCGGCGTACGCTATGCCGTGTTCGGCTGCGGTAACAGCGATTGGGCGGCGACCTATCAATCGGTGCCGCGTTTCATCGACGAGCAATTGTCCGGGCATGGCGCCCGCGCGGTCTATCCGCGTGGCGAGGGCGATGCGCGCAGCGATCTCGACGGCCAGTTCCAGAAATGGTTCCCGGCGGCGGCCCAGGTCGCGACCAAGGAATTCGGCATCGACTGGAATTTCACCCGCACCGCCGAGGACGATCCGCTCTACGCGATCGAGCCGGTCGCGGTAACCGCCGTCAACACCGTCGTCGCCCAGGGCGGCGCGGTGGCGATGAAGGTGCTGGTCAATGACGAGCTTCAGAACAAGAGTGGGTCCAATCCCTCGGAGCGCTCGACGCGCCATATCGAGGTGCAACTGCCGTCCAACATCACCTACCGCGTCGGCGATCACTTAAGCGTTGTCCCGCGCAACGATCCGGCCCTGGTGGATTCGGTAGCCCGCCGCTTCGGCTTCCTGCCGGCCGACCAGATCAGGCTTCAGGTCGCCGAGGGCCGCCGCGCCCAATTGCCGGTCGGCGAAGCCGTGTCGGTTGGACGCCTCCTCAGCGAGTTCGTCGAACTGCAGCAGGTGGCGACGCGCAAGCAGATCCAGATCATCGCCGAGCACACCCGGTGCCCCGTGACAAAGCCGAAGCTGCTCGCCTGTGTTGGCGAAGAGCCTGAAACGCTCGAGCGCTACCGGACCGAGATCTTGGCGAAGCGCAAATCGGTGTTCGACCTGCTGCTCGAATATCCGGCCTGCGAATTGCCGTTCCACGTTTATCTGGAAATGCTCTCGCTGCTGGCGCCACGTTATTACTCGATTTCGTCCTCGCCATCAGTCGACCCGGCGCGTTGTAGCGTCACCGTCGGCGTGGTCGAAGGGCCGGCCGCTTCGGGCCGCGGCGTCTACAAGGGCATCTGCTCGAACTATCTTGCCAACCGTCGCGCCGGCGATGCGATCTACGCCACCGTGCGCGAGACCAAGGCCGGCTTCCGGCTGCCGGATGATTCATCCGTGCCGATCATCATGATCGGCCCCGGCACGGGCCTTGCGCCGTTCCGCGGCTTCCTCCAGGAGCGCGCCGCGCGCAAGGCGAAAGGTGCCGCGCTCGGCCCGGCCATGCTGTTCTTCGGCTGCCGTCATCCCGACCAGGATTTTCTCTATGCGGAGGAGCTAAACGCGCTGGCGGCCGACGGCATTACCGAGCTGTTCACGGCGTTCTCGCGCGCGGACGGACCGAAGACTTATGTGCAGCACATGCTCGGTGCGCAGAAGGACAAGGTCTGGCTGATGATCGAGCAGGGCGCGATCATCTATGTCTGCGGCGACGGCGGCAAGATGGAGCCCGACGTGAAGGCGGCGCTGGTTGCGATCCATTGCGAGAAGAGCGGCAGCGATGCCGCCACGGCGGCGCGCTGGATCGAGGAGATGGGCGCAAAGAACCGGTATGTGCTGGATGTCTGGGCGGGAGGGTGA
- a CDS encoding alpha/beta fold hydrolase, giving the protein MIEMPPLKFVQTNGIRMGYYEAGPATDTPPIVLCHGWPEFAFSWRHQIKALSEAGIRVIAPDQRGYGATDRPEPVEAYDIENLTGDLVGLLDHLEIDKAIFVGHDWGGFVVWQMPLRHIDRVAGVVGINTPHTNRAWADPIELLRARFGDQMYIVQFQDPAREPDRIFGSRVEQTFDAFMRKPVPRAADAPPEEVVAGVGASPRLNLAFPQMIAGYDAKHDPRTPILSPEEKKVFVDTFTRTGFTGGINWYRNMSRNWTRSEGLDHTVRVPSLMIMAENDAVLPPSSADGMDKLIPDLEKYLVRDSGHWTQQEKPDEVSAKLIEWRRRRFG; this is encoded by the coding sequence ATGATTGAAATGCCGCCGCTCAAGTTCGTCCAGACGAACGGAATCCGCATGGGCTATTACGAGGCAGGTCCGGCCACGGACACCCCGCCGATCGTGCTGTGCCACGGCTGGCCCGAGTTCGCGTTCTCCTGGCGCCACCAGATCAAGGCGCTGAGCGAGGCCGGCATCCGCGTAATCGCGCCAGACCAGCGCGGCTATGGTGCGACCGACCGGCCCGAGCCGGTCGAGGCCTACGACATCGAAAATCTGACCGGCGACCTCGTCGGGCTGCTCGATCATCTGGAGATCGACAAGGCCATCTTCGTCGGTCACGATTGGGGCGGCTTCGTCGTCTGGCAGATGCCGCTGCGGCACATCGACCGCGTCGCCGGCGTGGTCGGCATCAACACGCCCCATACCAATCGCGCCTGGGCCGATCCGATCGAGCTGTTGCGCGCGCGCTTCGGCGATCAGATGTATATCGTGCAGTTCCAGGATCCGGCGCGCGAGCCCGACAGGATTTTCGGCAGCCGTGTCGAGCAGACATTTGACGCTTTCATGCGCAAGCCGGTGCCGCGCGCGGCCGACGCGCCGCCGGAGGAGGTTGTTGCCGGTGTCGGCGCCTCGCCGCGGCTCAATCTGGCGTTTCCGCAGATGATCGCCGGCTATGATGCGAAGCACGATCCGCGTACGCCGATCCTGTCGCCGGAAGAGAAGAAGGTGTTCGTCGACACCTTTACAAGGACCGGCTTCACCGGCGGTATCAATTGGTACCGCAACATGTCGCGCAACTGGACGCGCTCGGAAGGCCTCGATCACACCGTGCGGGTGCCCTCGCTGATGATCATGGCCGAGAACGACGCGGTGCTGCCGCCGTCTTCCGCCGATGGCATGGACAAGCTGATCCCCGATCTGGAGAAATATCTGGTCCGCGACAGCGGCCATTGGACGCAGCAGGAGAAGCCGGACGAGGTCAGCGCCAAGCTGATCGAATGGCGTAGAAGGCGGTTTGGCTAA
- a CDS encoding WS/DGAT/MGAT family O-acyltransferase, with protein MADGKKLSSLDASFLYLETPEMPMHVGSMAIFRLPDDYKGDFFEDFKAMIVSRLHIAPILKARLEKTPLDIDHPSWVEDDQFDIDRHIFRASLPQPRDRATLERIVGWMHAKLLNRARPLWEFYVFEGMKDNEVGLYSKMHHAAIDGGAGAALTNMIYDISPIPRQVDPPTGESKPGQEPRDIAANLLDSYQQLFTQPLDASAAAKNLQLPRTGKSDIGSILFDNAMYQIESAVRFAGNIPTVLKSVSEVLGKVADPKSRESLASMVSPPTMLNKTISSERSFAGVSISLSRSKALAKQAGGKLNDVVLALASGVVRRYLLQYGTLPAKSLTAAVPISLREEGNTEANNQVFGMICAIATNIDDPKARLEAIIAQSTKSKEMSHPLRALMPQVSNISMLGAPIMVQILALLYSRSNLSDVLPPAANITVSNVPGPRQTLYAAGAELLHIFPVSIATHGQALNITVQSYRDQLDFGFIVGANIIPHVQVMCDMLPEEFAALEAAYAPPAANIKGAAE; from the coding sequence ATGGCTGACGGGAAGAAGCTGTCGTCGCTGGACGCATCGTTTCTCTATCTGGAAACGCCTGAAATGCCGATGCATGTCGGGAGCATGGCGATCTTTCGCCTGCCCGACGACTACAAGGGTGACTTCTTCGAAGACTTCAAGGCGATGATCGTCTCGCGCCTGCACATCGCGCCGATCCTGAAAGCACGCCTGGAGAAGACGCCACTCGACATCGACCATCCCTCCTGGGTCGAGGACGACCAGTTCGACATCGACCGCCACATCTTCCGCGCCAGCCTGCCGCAGCCGCGCGACCGCGCCACGCTCGAACGGATCGTCGGCTGGATGCATGCCAAGCTCCTGAACCGCGCCCGCCCGCTCTGGGAGTTCTATGTGTTCGAGGGCATGAAGGACAACGAGGTCGGGCTTTACTCCAAGATGCACCATGCCGCGATCGACGGTGGCGCCGGAGCGGCCTTGACCAACATGATCTACGACATCTCGCCGATCCCGCGGCAGGTCGACCCGCCGACGGGCGAGTCGAAGCCCGGACAGGAGCCGCGCGACATCGCGGCGAACCTGCTCGATTCCTATCAGCAGCTGTTCACCCAACCTCTCGACGCGTCGGCCGCGGCGAAGAATCTGCAACTGCCGCGTACGGGAAAAAGCGACATCGGCTCGATCCTGTTCGACAATGCGATGTACCAGATCGAAAGCGCAGTGCGCTTCGCCGGCAACATCCCGACCGTGCTCAAGAGCGTCTCCGAGGTGCTCGGCAAGGTCGCCGATCCCAAGTCGCGCGAGAGCCTCGCCAGCATGGTGTCGCCGCCGACCATGCTCAACAAGACGATTTCCTCGGAGCGGAGCTTCGCCGGCGTGTCGATCTCGCTGTCACGATCCAAGGCGCTGGCCAAGCAGGCCGGTGGCAAGCTCAACGACGTCGTGCTGGCGCTCGCCTCCGGCGTGGTCCGGCGCTACCTCCTGCAATACGGCACGCTGCCGGCGAAATCCTTGACCGCCGCCGTGCCGATCTCGCTGCGCGAGGAGGGCAACACCGAGGCCAACAACCAGGTGTTCGGCATGATCTGCGCGATCGCGACCAACATCGACGATCCCAAGGCGCGGCTGGAAGCGATCATCGCGCAATCGACCAAGTCCAAGGAGATGTCGCACCCGCTGCGCGCGCTGATGCCGCAGGTCTCCAACATCTCGATGCTGGGCGCGCCGATCATGGTGCAGATCCTGGCGCTGCTCTACAGCCGTTCCAACCTGTCGGATGTGCTGCCGCCGGCTGCCAACATCACGGTGTCCAACGTGCCGGGGCCGCGGCAGACGCTCTATGCCGCCGGCGCCGAGCTCTTGCACATCTTCCCGGTGTCGATCGCGACGCACGGGCAGGCGCTCAACATCACCGTGCAGAGCTATCGCGACCAGCTCGATTTCGGCTTCATCGTCGGCGCCAACATCATCCCGCATGTGCAGGTGATGTGCGACATGCTGCCGGAGGAGTTCGCCGCGCTGGAGGCGGCCTACGCGCCGCCGGCGGCCAACATCAAGGGCGCCGCTGAATAG
- a CDS encoding alpha/beta fold hydrolase, giving the protein MLETDRLRPPSLGLLLAEARGLFELNASLLLSPVLMRAPRGDGHPVLALPGFLASDLSMVPMRRYLSELGYEAHAWRMGRNLGGLTRMRDSLRARLAEIHAATKRKVSLVGWSLGGVYARDLALWAPEMVRYVVTLGSPFANDVRATHATRLYEALSGERVEDYADQSNAIAGDLPVPTNSIYSRSDGIVNWRTCLLRPSDRAENIEVHLASHVGLGVNPAALWAVADRLAQPEGEFWPFDRAGPFAIAYAPPEQAVSA; this is encoded by the coding sequence ATGCTGGAGACAGACCGGCTTCGTCCGCCGAGCCTTGGCCTGTTGCTGGCCGAAGCCCGCGGGCTGTTCGAATTGAATGCGAGCCTGTTACTGTCGCCCGTCCTGATGCGCGCGCCAAGGGGCGACGGCCACCCGGTGCTGGCGCTGCCGGGCTTTCTCGCCAGCGATCTCTCGATGGTACCGATGCGGCGCTATCTCAGCGAGCTCGGCTATGAGGCACATGCCTGGCGGATGGGGCGCAATCTCGGCGGCCTGACGCGGATGCGGGATTCGCTGCGCGCTCGTCTCGCCGAAATCCATGCCGCGACGAAGCGCAAGGTCAGCCTAGTCGGATGGAGCCTGGGCGGCGTCTATGCCCGCGATCTCGCGCTGTGGGCGCCCGAGATGGTCCGCTACGTCGTCACGCTCGGCAGTCCCTTTGCCAACGACGTACGGGCCACCCACGCCACCCGGCTCTACGAGGCGCTGTCCGGCGAGCGAGTCGAGGACTACGCCGATCAGAGCAATGCGATCGCGGGCGACCTGCCGGTGCCGACGAACTCGATCTATTCGCGCAGCGACGGCATCGTGAACTGGCGAACCTGCTTGTTGCGTCCCTCCGACCGCGCCGAGAACATCGAGGTGCACCTTGCGAGCCATGTCGGCCTCGGAGTGAACCCCGCCGCACTATGGGCCGTGGCGGACCGGCTGGCACAACCGGAGGGGGAATTCTGGCCATTTGACCGGGCAGGCCCGTTTGCCATTGCATATGCCCCGCCGGAACAGGCAGTATCGGCCTGA
- a CDS encoding DUF6489 family protein, translating into MKVNIEIDCTPLEARQFFGLPDVAPMQTAVMEKLQQQVLSNIDKVSPESLIQSWFTFDPKIAERFQDMFVTMAGLGSPRSSDKKK; encoded by the coding sequence ATGAAGGTTAACATCGAAATCGACTGCACCCCCCTCGAGGCCCGCCAGTTCTTCGGATTGCCCGACGTGGCGCCGATGCAGACGGCGGTGATGGAGAAGCTGCAGCAGCAGGTTCTGAGCAACATCGACAAGGTCTCGCCGGAATCGCTGATCCAGAGCTGGTTCACCTTCGATCCGAAGATCGCCGAGCGGTTTCAGGACATGTTCGTCACCATGGCCGGCCTCGGCAGCCCGCGCAGTAGCGACAAGAAGAAATAG